A window of Synchiropus splendidus isolate RoL2022-P1 chromosome 9, RoL_Sspl_1.0, whole genome shotgun sequence contains these coding sequences:
- the slf2 gene encoding SMC5-SMC6 complex localization factor protein 2 isoform X2, producing MQHETKSATVKDLALKQPPLPTGNIFPETPVRLSQDSPLILPSLVQRMLPLQSPDQCNKKITASCPHTMGSMLSTATSGDSPTAQAKKTNYVSDAESARVQTLNGCSSTATHSVPQRKDLNKSCDRRDLPTQASAGPKSGVHKCSAYRRDSTKDRKHLQTASPRSAPLHCSSQKRHREVTDQNHSSKKKRLHFPNTRPVSQALDVSPRFTLEDSKFSHELHLAKDNFPLQCGVKQMFSCSAPNSCVRITEKKQTVKTEREELKENHGQKFKVEKSSKKFCTSDRTSDKWTCELSRPKSFTADRKKSSHKLRPLKFDAEDELFKPDIVICLKRVKPPGVDVVPATAEKTSSATQMTSSHHSSIQSPSHSPNDFSVIESTSAHTTKKSTAKALDLSNSVPYPSLKEIKCEDEVSAVGSRLKNNSESSCKKVKDEKNYELHKCKSNISGDLSGDGQPVPPHSDVFKNESSFKTQTDESDVDSIDFDLSLDVCSIHSSNSSEDEPLITLEELMRGPNQPTKTTEEDAGPRGSGQESSQPSEELLPASTKSISYLNSLDQMLKDIHINKKAKDTKMELLTECAKGLEMAEHEETKESQEGNMTAEQREFLQCYSLVTSTFNDTPPGENVFFVEKFGRVFNQDTLQLRKHLINPKGILQKIFVWSGAAQLRLHLNTGLLQEAYNSQDPCPTEVNLYLFKMMSVHTERMVSDNILRELCGLACTAARQTVQHGNQQFKVWVPSLAEVTLVVLNMGVDFVTLYPSESLQPQFTEGDLLDLICSEGPSSTSEQKVFPLHNCDNVFKYLSVCLGLCPQVYSDTELLLLLTVVSRIGLDSHYILQSRVELYALLYNILNNLREWDVMLPRICFSLTDLTDDHRNMCLLVQMLPDSTRGRELSQHLSMSMISKLLDGTCVYKVTDREFQLADLCPYLPKMRPSSILKMKLESVKSDEIKADDPTYLDQESYYLCYSLLTLMNEVSNFLHFPSHQKEQLLILCHDLERYIKCDIRENKTCLYRSRVKDLVARISTKWQMHRRATKPLNDNLYDYWLPIAMDQQGGSIKEEDDMDPGEGNEMEEKPAAGEEESHSALEKNEVNAQQEMPPSDGTSTGAECTACVVGDC from the exons ATGCAACACGAGACCAAGAGCGCAACTG tgaaGGATCTGGCACTGAAGCAGCCTCCCTTGCCCACGGGAAACATATTTCCAGAGACTCCAGTGAGACTTTCTCAGGACTCGCCTCTCATTTTACCTTCATTGGTCCAAAGGATGCTCCCACTGCAGAGTCCTGATCAGTGCAATAAGAAAATAACAGCCAGCTGCCCACACACCATGGGGTCTATGCTGTCAACCGCCACGTCTGGTGACAGTCCAACTGCTCAAGCAAAAAAGACAAActatgtgtcagatgcagaatCAGCCAGAGTTCAGACTTTGAATGGTTGTTCCTCAACTGCCACTCACTCAGTGCCTCAAAGGAAGGATTTAAACAAGTCATGTGACAGAAGGGACCTTCCTACCCAAGCTTCTGCTGGACCGAAGTCAGGGGTTCACAAGTGCTCTGCTTATAGAAGAGATTCAACAAAG GACCGGAAACATTTGCAGACGGCATCACCCCGTA GTGCTCCTTTACATTGCTCATCCCAGAAGAGGCACAGGGAGGTGACGGACCAAAATCACAGTTCCAAAAAGAAACGTCTTCATTTTCCAAATACAAGACCTGTGAGTCAGGCTTTGGATGTGTCGCCAAGATTCACATTAGAGGACTCCAAGTTTTCCCATGAACTTCACCTGGCCAAGGATAACTTCCCGCTACAATGTGGGGTGAAGCAGATGTTTTCCTGTTCTGCTCCCAATTCTTGTGTTCGGATCACAGAGAAAAAGCAAACtgtgaaaacagagagagaagaattaaaagaaaatcatgGACAGAAATTTAAAGTGGAGAAGTCTTCTAAAAAGTTTTGCACTTCGGACAGAACATCAGACAAATGGACTTGTGAACTTTCTCGTCCAAAGAGTTTTACAGCAGATCGAAAGAAGTCATCCCACAAACTCAGGCCACTGAAGTTTGACGCCGAAGACGAGCTTTTTAAGCCAGATATTGTCATTTGTCTTAAGAGGGTAAAGCCTCCTGGTGTTGATGTCGTCCCGGCCACGGCAGAGAAAACCTCTTCAGCTACCCAGATGACAAGTTCACATCACAGCAGTATTCAATCACCGTCTCACAGTCCCAACGACTTTTCAGTAATCGAATCCACATCTGCCCACACTACAAAAAAATCAACTGCCAAAGCGCTTGACTTGTCAAACTCAGTGCCTTACCCATCACTAAAGGAGATAAAGTGTGAAGATGAAGTGTCTGCCGTGGGAAGTAGACTCAAAAACAACTCTGAATCTTCATGCAAGAAagtgaaggatgaaaaaaaCTACGAGCTACACAAATGTAAATCCAACATTTCTGGGGATTTGAGTGGGGATGGCCAACCAGTTCCTCCTCATTCAGATGTCTTTAAAAACGAGAGCTCTTTCAAGACACAAACGGATGAGAGTGATGTGGATTCCATTGACTTTGACTTGTCATTAGATGTTTGTTCAATTCATAGTTCCAACAGTAGTGAGGATGAGCCTCTCATCACACTGGAGGAGTTAATGAGAGGCCCCAACCAACCTACAAAGACAACAGAAGAAGATGCTGGGCCGAGAGGTTCAGGACAGGAAAGTTCTCAACCGAGTGAA GAGCTGTTGCCAGCCAGCACAAAGAGTATTTCATACTTGAACAGCCTTGATCAGATGCTTAAGGATATACACATCAACAAGAA AGCTAAAGACACAAAAATGGAGCTGCTGACTGAGTGCGCCAAGGGGCTGGAGATGGCTGAACATGAAGAGaccaaggagagccaagagggGAACATGACTGCTGAACAAAG AGAATTCCTGCAATGCTACTCACTGGTGACAAGCACATTCAATGACACCCCTCCTGGAGAAAATGTCTTctttgtggagaagtttggccGAGTCTTTAACCAGGACACTCTTCAACTCCGAAAGCACTTAATCAACCCAAAGGGAATTCTGCAGAAAATCTTTGTCTG GTCTGGTGCTGCCCAACTGCGACTCCACTTGAACACTGGCTTGCTCCAAGAAGCATATAATTCCCAGGATCCATGTCCAACTGAGGTTAACCTTTACCTATTTAAG ATGATGTCTGTCCACACCGAAAGGATGGTGTCAGATAATATACTCCGCGAACTCTGTGGCCTCGCTTGCACTGCCGCACGTCAGACAG TGCAACATGGAAACCAGCAGTTTAAAGTGTGGGTGCCCTCTTTGGCTGAAGTGACACTGGTGGTGTTGAACATGGGGGTTGATTTCGTCACACTTTATCCATCTGAGTCTCTGCAACCTCAGTTCACAGAAGGGGACTTGCT CGACTTGATCTGCAGTGAAGGTCCTTCCAGCACCAGTGAGCAGAAGGTCTTCCCTCTGCACAACTGTGACAATGTGTTTAAG tacctgtctgtctgtctgggcCTGTGTCCACAAGTGTACAGTGATACTGAGCTACTGTTGTTGCTAACAGTGGTGAGCCGGATCGGGCTAGATTCTCACTACATCCTCCAGTCTAGAGTGGAACTTTATGCTCTACTGTATAATATTCTCAACAACCTCAGGGAGTGGGATGTCATg CTTCCCAGAATATGCTTCTCACtgactgatctgactgatgatCACCGCAACATGTGTTTACTGGTTCAGATGCTTCCGGACAGCACGCGTGggag AGAACTAAGCCAACATCTGAGTATGTCCATGATCTCCAAGTTATTGGATGGGACCTGTGTGTACAAAGTTACAGACAGGGAGTTTCAG TTGGCTGACCTCTGCCCGTATCTGCCTAAAATGCGACCCTCCAGCATTCTCAAAATGAAGTTAGAATCTGTCAAAAGCgatgaaataaaagcagatgacCCCACCTATCTGGACCAAGAG TCGTACTACCTCTGCTACAGCCTTCTCACCCTGATGAATGAGGTTTCTAATTTCCTGCACTTCCCATCTCATCAGAAG GAGCAACTACTGATTCTCTGCCATGATCTGGAGAGGTATATTAAGTGTGACATCAGAGAGAACAAGACATGTCTCTACAGGAGCAGG GTCAAAGACTTAGTCGCCCGGATCAGCACTAAGTGGCAAATGCACCGCCGGGCTACCAAGCCTCtcaat GACAACCTGTATGACTACTGGCTGCCCATAGCCATGGATCAGCAGGGAGGCAGCATCAAAGAGGAGGATGACATGGATCCTGGTGAGGGGAATGAGATGGAGGAGAAAcctgctgcaggagaagaggagagccACTCTGCGCTTGAAAAGAATGAAGTGAATGCACAGCAGGAAATGCCGCCAAGTGACGGGACGTCCACTGGAGCCGAGTGTACAGCGTGTGTGGTGGGAGATTGCTGA
- the slf2 gene encoding SMC5-SMC6 complex localization factor protein 2 isoform X1 codes for MQHETKSATVKDLALKQPPLPTGNIFPETPVRLSQDSPLILPSLVQRMLPLQSPDQCNKKITASCPHTMGSMLSTATSGDSPTAQAKKTNYVSDAESARVQTLNGCSSTATHSVPQRKDLNKSCDRRDLPTQASAGPKSGVHKCSAYRRDSTKDRKHLQTASPRSAPLHCSSQKRHREVTDQNHSSKKKRLHFPNTRPVSQALDVSPRFTLEDSKFSHELHLAKDNFPLQCGVKQMFSCSAPNSCVRITEKKQTVKTEREELKENHGQKFKVEKSSKKFCTSDRTSDKWTCELSRPKSFTADRKKSSHKLRPLKFDAEDELFKPDIVICLKRVKPPGVDVVPATAEKTSSATQMTSSHHSSIQSPSHSPNDFSVIESTSAHTTKKSTAKALDLSNSVPYPSLKEIKCEDEVSAVGSRLKNNSESSCKKVKDEKNYELHKCKSNISGDLSGDGQPVPPHSDVFKNESSFKTQTDESDVDSIDFDLSLDVCSIHSSNSSEDEPLITLEELMRGPNQPTKTTEEDAGPRGSGQESSQPSEELLPASTKSISYLNSLDQMLKDIHINKKAKDTKMELLTECAKGLEMAEHEETKESQEGNMTAEQREFLQCYSLVTSTFNDTPPGENVFFVEKFGRVFNQDTLQLRKHLINPKGILQKIFVWSGAAQLRLHLNTGLLQEAYNSQDPCPTEVNLYLFKMMSVHTERMVSDNILRELCGLACTAARQTVQHGNQQFKVWVPSLAEVTLVVLNMGVDFVTLYPSESLQPQFTEGDLLDLICSEGPSSTSEQKVFPLHNCDNVFKYLSVCLGLCPQVYSDTELLLLLTVVSRIGLDSHYILQSRVELYALLYNILNNLREWDVMLPRICFSLTDLTDDHRNMCLLVQMLPDSTRGRELSQHLSMSMISKLLDGTCVYKVTDREFQLADLCPYLPKMRPSSILKMKLESVKSDEIKADDPTYLDQESYYLCYSLLTLMNEVSNFLHFPSHQKEQLLILCHDLERYIKCDIRENKTCLYRSRVKDLVARISTKWQMHRRATKPLNVQYIYDNLYDYWLPIAMDQQGGSIKEEDDMDPGEGNEMEEKPAAGEEESHSALEKNEVNAQQEMPPSDGTSTGAECTACVVGDC; via the exons ATGCAACACGAGACCAAGAGCGCAACTG tgaaGGATCTGGCACTGAAGCAGCCTCCCTTGCCCACGGGAAACATATTTCCAGAGACTCCAGTGAGACTTTCTCAGGACTCGCCTCTCATTTTACCTTCATTGGTCCAAAGGATGCTCCCACTGCAGAGTCCTGATCAGTGCAATAAGAAAATAACAGCCAGCTGCCCACACACCATGGGGTCTATGCTGTCAACCGCCACGTCTGGTGACAGTCCAACTGCTCAAGCAAAAAAGACAAActatgtgtcagatgcagaatCAGCCAGAGTTCAGACTTTGAATGGTTGTTCCTCAACTGCCACTCACTCAGTGCCTCAAAGGAAGGATTTAAACAAGTCATGTGACAGAAGGGACCTTCCTACCCAAGCTTCTGCTGGACCGAAGTCAGGGGTTCACAAGTGCTCTGCTTATAGAAGAGATTCAACAAAG GACCGGAAACATTTGCAGACGGCATCACCCCGTA GTGCTCCTTTACATTGCTCATCCCAGAAGAGGCACAGGGAGGTGACGGACCAAAATCACAGTTCCAAAAAGAAACGTCTTCATTTTCCAAATACAAGACCTGTGAGTCAGGCTTTGGATGTGTCGCCAAGATTCACATTAGAGGACTCCAAGTTTTCCCATGAACTTCACCTGGCCAAGGATAACTTCCCGCTACAATGTGGGGTGAAGCAGATGTTTTCCTGTTCTGCTCCCAATTCTTGTGTTCGGATCACAGAGAAAAAGCAAACtgtgaaaacagagagagaagaattaaaagaaaatcatgGACAGAAATTTAAAGTGGAGAAGTCTTCTAAAAAGTTTTGCACTTCGGACAGAACATCAGACAAATGGACTTGTGAACTTTCTCGTCCAAAGAGTTTTACAGCAGATCGAAAGAAGTCATCCCACAAACTCAGGCCACTGAAGTTTGACGCCGAAGACGAGCTTTTTAAGCCAGATATTGTCATTTGTCTTAAGAGGGTAAAGCCTCCTGGTGTTGATGTCGTCCCGGCCACGGCAGAGAAAACCTCTTCAGCTACCCAGATGACAAGTTCACATCACAGCAGTATTCAATCACCGTCTCACAGTCCCAACGACTTTTCAGTAATCGAATCCACATCTGCCCACACTACAAAAAAATCAACTGCCAAAGCGCTTGACTTGTCAAACTCAGTGCCTTACCCATCACTAAAGGAGATAAAGTGTGAAGATGAAGTGTCTGCCGTGGGAAGTAGACTCAAAAACAACTCTGAATCTTCATGCAAGAAagtgaaggatgaaaaaaaCTACGAGCTACACAAATGTAAATCCAACATTTCTGGGGATTTGAGTGGGGATGGCCAACCAGTTCCTCCTCATTCAGATGTCTTTAAAAACGAGAGCTCTTTCAAGACACAAACGGATGAGAGTGATGTGGATTCCATTGACTTTGACTTGTCATTAGATGTTTGTTCAATTCATAGTTCCAACAGTAGTGAGGATGAGCCTCTCATCACACTGGAGGAGTTAATGAGAGGCCCCAACCAACCTACAAAGACAACAGAAGAAGATGCTGGGCCGAGAGGTTCAGGACAGGAAAGTTCTCAACCGAGTGAA GAGCTGTTGCCAGCCAGCACAAAGAGTATTTCATACTTGAACAGCCTTGATCAGATGCTTAAGGATATACACATCAACAAGAA AGCTAAAGACACAAAAATGGAGCTGCTGACTGAGTGCGCCAAGGGGCTGGAGATGGCTGAACATGAAGAGaccaaggagagccaagagggGAACATGACTGCTGAACAAAG AGAATTCCTGCAATGCTACTCACTGGTGACAAGCACATTCAATGACACCCCTCCTGGAGAAAATGTCTTctttgtggagaagtttggccGAGTCTTTAACCAGGACACTCTTCAACTCCGAAAGCACTTAATCAACCCAAAGGGAATTCTGCAGAAAATCTTTGTCTG GTCTGGTGCTGCCCAACTGCGACTCCACTTGAACACTGGCTTGCTCCAAGAAGCATATAATTCCCAGGATCCATGTCCAACTGAGGTTAACCTTTACCTATTTAAG ATGATGTCTGTCCACACCGAAAGGATGGTGTCAGATAATATACTCCGCGAACTCTGTGGCCTCGCTTGCACTGCCGCACGTCAGACAG TGCAACATGGAAACCAGCAGTTTAAAGTGTGGGTGCCCTCTTTGGCTGAAGTGACACTGGTGGTGTTGAACATGGGGGTTGATTTCGTCACACTTTATCCATCTGAGTCTCTGCAACCTCAGTTCACAGAAGGGGACTTGCT CGACTTGATCTGCAGTGAAGGTCCTTCCAGCACCAGTGAGCAGAAGGTCTTCCCTCTGCACAACTGTGACAATGTGTTTAAG tacctgtctgtctgtctgggcCTGTGTCCACAAGTGTACAGTGATACTGAGCTACTGTTGTTGCTAACAGTGGTGAGCCGGATCGGGCTAGATTCTCACTACATCCTCCAGTCTAGAGTGGAACTTTATGCTCTACTGTATAATATTCTCAACAACCTCAGGGAGTGGGATGTCATg CTTCCCAGAATATGCTTCTCACtgactgatctgactgatgatCACCGCAACATGTGTTTACTGGTTCAGATGCTTCCGGACAGCACGCGTGggag AGAACTAAGCCAACATCTGAGTATGTCCATGATCTCCAAGTTATTGGATGGGACCTGTGTGTACAAAGTTACAGACAGGGAGTTTCAG TTGGCTGACCTCTGCCCGTATCTGCCTAAAATGCGACCCTCCAGCATTCTCAAAATGAAGTTAGAATCTGTCAAAAGCgatgaaataaaagcagatgacCCCACCTATCTGGACCAAGAG TCGTACTACCTCTGCTACAGCCTTCTCACCCTGATGAATGAGGTTTCTAATTTCCTGCACTTCCCATCTCATCAGAAG GAGCAACTACTGATTCTCTGCCATGATCTGGAGAGGTATATTAAGTGTGACATCAGAGAGAACAAGACATGTCTCTACAGGAGCAGG GTCAAAGACTTAGTCGCCCGGATCAGCACTAAGTGGCAAATGCACCGCCGGGCTACCAAGCCTCtcaatgtacagtatatatat GACAACCTGTATGACTACTGGCTGCCCATAGCCATGGATCAGCAGGGAGGCAGCATCAAAGAGGAGGATGACATGGATCCTGGTGAGGGGAATGAGATGGAGGAGAAAcctgctgcaggagaagaggagagccACTCTGCGCTTGAAAAGAATGAAGTGAATGCACAGCAGGAAATGCCGCCAAGTGACGGGACGTCCACTGGAGCCGAGTGTACAGCGTGTGTGGTGGGAGATTGCTGA